The Anaeromyxobacter sp. Fw109-5 genomic interval GCGACCCATGGTGAGCCTCCACCTCACGAGCGCGGACGACGGGTACTTCGTGTCGATAGGGGTGTCGGATGCACCGTCGCGAGTCCTATGCGACCTTCAGGATCGCCTCGTCGAGCGACTCGCGCTGCGGTTCGGCGCGGACGACGGAACCGTGGTGCTGCGGGACCCGAGCGTCTCGTGCGGAAGAAATCCTCGCTGAGGGGTCGCCCTGCACGTCACGATCGGCTCCGCCTCGTGAAAGGGCACCCTCCCTCGCGGCAGCGTCAGCACGGGATCCGAAGAGTCGGCGCGGCTGCCGCGTCGGACCCGCGTGGTAGCGTGCCACCCTCATGACCCTGAAGCCCGTGCGCGAGGTCTCCCCGGGATCGCAGGAGGGCGAGGAGCGGCTCGAGCAGTCGCTCCGGCCGGCGACGTTCGAGGAGTACGTCGGGCAGGAGAAGCTGGTCGAGAACTTCCGCGTGTACGCGAAGGCCGCGCGCGCGCGGGGCGAGGCGCTCGATCACGTGCTCCTCTCCGGCCCGCCGGGCCTCGGCAAGACCTCGCTCGCGCACATCCTCGCCCGCGAGCTGGGGGTCGCGCTGCACGTCACGAGCGGCCCGGCGCTGGTGAAGAAGGGCGACCTCGCCGGCCTCCTCACCGCCCTCGCGCCGCGCGACATCCTCTTCATCGACGAGATCCACCGGCTCTCGCCGGCGGTGGAGGAGGCGCTCTACCCGGCGATGGAGGACTACCGCTTCGACGTGGTCCTCGGGGCGGGGCTGGGCGCGCAGACGATGGAGATGAAGCTCGAGCGCTTCACGCTCGTCGGCGCGACCACGCGCACCGGGCTGCTCGCGAGCCCGCTCCGCGACCGGTTCCCCATCCAGGAGCGGCTCGGCTACTACGAGCCCACCGAGCTCCGCGAGATCGCGGTGCGGGCGGCGCGGAAGCTCGCGCTCCCGGTGGACCCCGCCGGCGCCGAGGAGCTCGCGCGGCGCGCCCGCGGCACGCCGCGCATCGCCATCCGCCTGCTGCAGCGCGCCCGCGACTTCGCGCAGGTCGAGGGGGACGGGACGCTCACCCGCGAGATCGTCGAGACGACGCTGGAGCGCCTCGAGGTGGACGGGCGCGGGCTCGACGCCATGGATCGCCGCATCCTGGCGGTCGTGCTCGACACCTTCGGCGGCGGGCCGGTCGGGATCGACGCCGTGGCCGCGGCGGTGGGCGAGGAGCGCGACACGCTCGAGGACGTGTACGAGCCGTTCCTCGTGCGCGAGGGCTTCCTCGCGCGCACGCCGCGCGGCCGCGTGGCGCTACCGCCCGCCTACGCGCACCTCGGGCGGGAGCGGCCGCAGGGCAAGCAGGGATCGCTGATCTAGGTCCGCGACCGCGACCGCGACCGCGACCGCCGACCTCGGACCCCGACCCCGACCCCGACCGCGACCGCGACCTCGACCGCGACCGCGACCGCCGACCGCCGACCTCGGACCCGCGACCGCGACCGCGACCGCCGACCTCGGACCGCGACCCCGACCGCGACCCCGACGCTTGTCATTCATCACATCGGCTCGTCCTGGACTCGGGACGAGGTGCCGACCGCGCGCCCGCGGTGGGCACGCGCGAGGGAGCAGTACGAGCGAGGGAAAGCGGCCTACGAGGGGCCGGAGGGGCGGCGTCGCCGCGCGTCCGCCGCGTCGCCGGAAGGCGCTGCGGCCGGAGTTGCTCCCGTTCCGTCGAGCGCGGTCACGTTGCCCACAAGCCCTGCTGAATGGCAGCTGGCGCCGGCATGCCCCGGCGCTCGGCGAGGTTTCCGCGCCGGAAGCGGTCCATGTGCTCGCGCCCGTAGGTCTGTTCGGCGTGCAACGTGTTGTGGGACTTGCAGGCGACCCGGAGGTTCTCGACCGTCGAGGGTCCGCCCAGGGCCTGCGGCTGGATGTGGTCGAGCTCCAGCTGCCAGCGGCTGTTGCAGCGCCGCCCGTCCGGAGCGACCCACGCGCAGCGTCCGCCGTCGCGCTTCCAGACCTCGAGCCGCACTATCGCCGGGATCGTGCTCGTGGGCGCGGCGGGCTCGGCAGAGGGCCGTGGGTCCCGGTCCGCCTTCCGCTGCCGCTGCGGCGCGACCGCGCCCTTGCGCCTGCCGTGCTTCTCGACGGCGCAGCGGATGGCCTCGCGGAGCACCGCCGCGAGATCGCCGTCCGGGATCTTGTGCGAGAGCAGCGCGGTGAGCGTCTCGAGGTCCTCCTTGCAGCCCCGGTCGATGGTGACCCGCAGCGACCAGCCGCTCTCGCTCACGGCGCGGGTCTCCGCCCGCGTCTTCGGGCGGGGAACGTCGGGCAGCGCGGAGACCGTGGGCGGCAGCGACCCACCAGCAGCCGCTGGCGGCGCGTGGATCGCCTCCTGCGGCTCGGCAGGTCGGGCATGGACTGTCGCCAGCGGCAGCGCCGGGGCGCTCGCTGCTGAGGCGCGGTCGGGCAGCTTGCGCACGCCCGCCCGCGGAGCGGTGCGCGCCTGGAGCGAGGCGACGAGGTGATCCACCTCCGCCTTGGTGCGGTACGCGGCCCGGGCGACGAGGTCGGGCAGGTTCTCCTCGGTCAGCACCTGGCCGAGCAGCTGGACGGTGGAGATGCAAAGGCGGCCATCTCGCAGGGCGTCCTCGAGGCTGGGGAACCGGCGCAGCACCCGCATCGCCTGGATGCGTCGCCCGGCCGCGCCCTCGCGCAGGTGGAGCACCTCCAGGCAATACGCCCAGAGCGAGGGGTAGCCGGCCTCCACGTAGGCGCGGCGGCGATCGAACACCTCGAGGTGGAGGAGGAACTCGACCTGAACGTCGCGCTCCTGGCCTGCGAGCTCGCGCAGGCGCTGGGCGAGGAGGGTCGAGTCGAGGGCGGAAGGGGTGATCGCGGGCATGGTGCACCTCCTGTGCACCCTTCGTAACACGCGATTTCCGCACCTCCCGAGACGCACCAGGATCGCGCCTGCGCCGCTTTCCGGGCCCGCCCCTTCGCCGTCCACGCGGCGCGCCGGACGCGCACGGCGCGCCCTGCCTACGCTCGCGAGGAGCGTGTTCCCGACGCGCCGAAGACGTGTGAGCGCGTTTCGTCTCGAACCTCGTCAAGAGGGCAACGTTCACCCACCGCAACTGGGACTCGAGTGGCCCGCAAGCGCTGTCGCTGGAGATAGCAGGGACTCCTAGTGAATGCCGCCGTCGGCCGAGCGGCGCGCAACTTCCTCGGACCTGCTCTGCCCGCTCGTCCAGTCCTCGCGCCGACGCCGGTGAAGACGCACCGCGTGATGGGCAGAGGCGCGCCGGGAACCGGGCGCTTCTCCCCTCGATGCCCGAGCCCCATCACGGGCGACGGCACACGACCTGCCCGCAGGCGTGCGCTGTCGCCGTGGGATGTGATGAATCGAGAGACCCCGACCCCGACCCCGACCTCGACCCCGACCCCGACCGCGACCCCGGCCTCGAACCCACGCCCGTCACCGGGCTTCGCTCTCCCGACGCGGCGAGGTCACCAGCTCACTCGGCGCGCGCGCCAGGTCGACCGCCGGCCCATGACGCGCACGAGCAGCCACCCGGCCACGAACCCGAACACGTGCGCGATCACGGCCACGCCCGGCGAGCCGCCGAAGACCACCGACAGGAGCTGCAGCACGAACCAGAGCCCGATGAAGAAGGACGCCGGCACCGCCACGAGCCGGACGAAGATGAAGATGATGAGCGCGGAGAGCACGCGCGCGCGGGGGAAGAGGGTCATGTACGCCGCGAGCACGCCCGCGATCGCGCCGCTCGCGCCCACCATCGGCACCCACACGTCTCCGCTCGCAGCGGACGCGACGCTCTGCGCGAGCGCCGCCACGACGCCGGACGCGAAGTAGAAGGCGACGAACCGGCCGCGCCCGAGCGCGTCCTCGACGTTGTTCCCGAAGATCCACAGGAACAGCATGTTCGACCCGAGGTGCACGAGCCCACCGTGCAGGAACATGCTCGTGAGGATCGTGAGCGGGACCGGCACGAACGCGCGCGGCCAGGTGTCGGTCAGCGTGAGGATCTCGTAGGGGATGGCTCCGCCGCGGAGCGCCGACGCGTTGAGCCGCTCGCTCATGTGCCCGACCACGTCTCCCCCAGAGGCCGCGATCGCGGGGAGCGCGAGCGCGTCGATCTGCCAGAGGAAGGCGAGGACGTTGACGACGATGAAGGCGATGGTGACGACCGGTGTGCGCTCGAGCGGGGTGTCGTCTTTGAGTGGGATCACGCGCTGGCCTCGGGGCGTGCGTGCTATAAGGCGCCGCCCCGAAAATAGTCGTTCACGCGTGCCCGCCTGACACGGATGTCGCGGTCTCGCGACAGGCGGATGGGGTGGGAGAGGCTCGGCGCCTCACGGCGGACGAGCGCTTGCCGGAGACGAGCAAATTCATCCGCAGCTACGAGGGGTTGCAGCACGCCTACGCCGGGGCGAAAACCGGCCGGATTTCGGGGTGATTGGCACATCGATTGCTCGGAAGGGTGCCGCCCGGGCCACCGAGCCCGCCGGACTCTCATCTATGACCTACTGGAATCAGCGGACGGTGGCCAAGCGCGTGAGCTGCACGGGCGTGGGCCTCCACTCCGGCAAGCCCGCCACCCTGACCCTCGCGCCGGCCCCGGCCGACTCCGGCATCACCTTCGTGCGCATGGACCTCGACGTCGAGGTGCCGGCGCGCAACGACCTCGTCGTCGACACGATGCTCTCGACGAGCGTCGCGCTGGGCGCCGCCCGCGTGTCCACCGTCGAGCACGTGCTCGCCGCGCTCGCGGGGATGGGGATCGACAACTGCCGCGTCGAGGTGGACGGGCCGGAGATCCCCATCGTCGACGGCTCCGCCGCGCCGTTCGTGTGCCTCATCCAGGAGGCCGGCACGCGGCAGCAGCGCGCCGGCCGCCGCTACCTCGTCGTCGATCAGCCGGTGGAGATCCGCGACGGCGACAAGCTCGCCCGCCTCGATCCGGCCGACGGGTTCGTCGTCGACTTCACCGCCGACTTCGACCACCCGCTCGTCACGAACCAGTCGTTCCGGGTGGCGCTCTCGGACCGCGCCTTCGAGCGCGAGGTGGCGCGGGCGCGGACGTTCTGCTTCCGGCGCGACATCGAGCGGATGCAGGCCGCCGGCCTCGCCAAGGGCGGCAGCCTCGACAACGCCATCGTCATCGACGAGTTCTCGATCCTGAACCCGGAGGGGCTGCGCTTCCCCGACGAGTTCGCTCGTCACAAGGTGCTCGACGCCATCGGCGACCTGGCGCTGCTCGGGATGCCGGTGCTCGGCGCGCTCACCGCAGTGAAGAGCGGTCACGCGCTGAACCAGGCCCTGGTCCGCAAGGTGCTCGCAGATCCGGGCTGCCATCGCGTGGTGCGCCTCACCTCCGACGCGGACGTCCCGGCGCGCCGCCCGGTGGCGCTGGGCCTGCCAGAGGCGATCTAGCGCCGGATGGCGGCGCCGGCGCTCTTCCACCGCATCGCCGAGCCCGACTCCGCCGCGGCGCGACAGCACGTCCTCGCGCTCGGGCTCGCGGGCGCGATCCAGTTCCGCAACGTCGTCTTCGACGCGCACCGAGACGCGCTCGCCGCCCTCGGGGGCGGGGCCACGCCTGCGCTCTGGGACGGCTCGCAGCTCCACTCGGGCCTCGCCGCCGTCCGCGCAGCGCTCGACGCGATGGCGCGGAGGTAGCGGGTTCCCGAGCGGCCTCGCGAGGTCGGCGAGGGGCGCAGCCCTCAGGGTTGATCACTCGTGTAGGACCCTGAGGGCGCAGCCCTCCGGCGGCGAACGGCCGCGTGCCCGCGGAAGCGGGCCCCCTCGACTTCGCGCCCGCTTCGCGGGCGCTACGCTCGGGGTGAGCGGGAGGTCGAGGGGCCCCGCCGAGCAGGGGTGAGGCTCCAGCGCCCCTCGGCAGGCTCAGGACGCCGGAGCTGGGGCGCGGCGCCCGGTGCGATCGTTCAGTGCGGATGGGCGTCGCCGGGGTGCACCTCGCCACGCCAGGCCCCGGTCTCGCTGCCGCGCTCCTCGATGAAGCGCTTGAAGCGCTCGAGATCGCCCTCCACGCGGCGTGACACCACGCCGAGCGCGTCGCCGACCTTCTCGACGAAGCCCTGGGGGTCGTACTCGAGCGCGAGCGTCACGCGGCAGCGGTTCGCGTCGAGCGGCGTGAACAGCACGACGCCGGAGTTGATGGCGCCCGCGCGGTGCCGCCAGGCGATGCTCTGGTCCGGGATCTGGTGCACGATCTCGGACTGCCACTCCTCTCGCTTCCCGCCGATCTTCGCGACCCAGTGCAGCGTCGTGTCGTCCAGCTGGCGGACCTCCTCGACGCCCTCCATGAACCGCGGGAACTCCTCGAACTGCGTCCACTGGTCGTAGACCATCCGGAGCGGCTTCTCGATCTCGATGTGCTTCTCCACCCGTGCCATGGCTCTCCCCCTCGTTCGGTCGTTCCGTCTCGCGTCGCGCCGCCGTCGCGGCGAGCGAGGCTGGGCTCGGATCGGAGGGCGACCCAGCAGCCGCGAGGCCGCCGGCCAGTGCCCTCCGCTCCTGCCCCGACAAAACGCTTCGCACGGAGGAGGGGATTGTCAGCGGTGGTGCTGGCGCGCGGCGGCATGCCCATGATCCACGCGGCTGCCAACGGAGGCGCCGCGACGTCGGGCGGACGGCGGCGGGGCGAGGGAGGGACCATGAGCGGAAGCTGCGAGGTGTGCGGGAACGAGTACGACAAGGCGTTCGAGGTGGTCACCGCCGGCAAGCACCACGTGTTCGACAGCTTCGAGTGCGCCATCCAGGCGCTCGCGCCGCGCTGCGCGCACTGCGGCTGCCGCGTGATCGGCCACGGCGTGGAGGCGGGGGGGAAGACGTTCTGCTGCGCTCACTGCGCGCAGGCGACCGGCGTGCACGGGCTCCAGGACCGGGCGCAGTGAAGCCTGGGCGTCCGCCGGGCGCTCCCGCCCGGCGGCGCGGCGCCGCGGACGCCCTGCTACGCGCGTGGCCTGACCGGGGCGGCGTGGCCGTTCGCGCGGGCGCGGGGCGGCGCCGCCGGGGTCGGCCCGATGAAGCGGTCCACGAGCCGCCTCGCCACCGCGGTGCCGGCCGCGACGCCGGCCGCCACCAGGATCTTGTCGCGCGTGGACTGCTCGGCGGCCACGCGGTCGGGGTGCTCGAGGAGCCGGGCGACGGCGTGGCTCACCTCGCGCGCGCGCCGGCTCGGGCGCCGCTGCTCGCGCCGCGAGCGCATCGCGAGCGCGACGAGCCCGCCGATCACCAGCGCCGCTCCCGCGGCCGCCACCGCGAGCGCGACCGGGTGGCGCTTCGCCTGCAGCTTGAGGTCGAACAGCTCGTGGCGGCGCCGGTCCAGCTCGGCGACGAGGTTGCCGATGTCGCTGCGGAGCGTGTCGATCTCGCCCGAGACCCGCGAGACAAGCTCCGGGGATCCGTCCTTCATGCGATCCGCTCCTTCGCGAACTTCACGTTGTCCTGGAGGGAGCGGCGGGTGGTGTCGAGCGGCTTCTTCACGCGCTTCGCCCAGCCCCACAGCCCGGCCGCGGTCCCGATCGCGAGCACCACCGCGGCCACGAGCAGCGACGCGGCCCAGCCCGGCATCACCTCCGCCTCGAACAGCGCGAAGACGACCGCCGTCAGGAGGAGCTGCAGGGTCACGAGGGCGCACACCCCCGCGACGCCGAGCCCGCTCGCCATCTTGATCTCCGAGCGGAGGTCCGCCTTCAGCTCGACCTTCGCGAGCTCGACCTCCTTCCGCGCGAGCAGGCTGGCCTTCTGGGCGAGCTGCGTCACGAGCTCCTTGACGCTCGCCGCACGCAGCGGGTCCATGGGCGTGGCGGGCGGCGTCCGCACCGCGCCCGCCTCGATCAACCGGCCATGCTGGTCCATCCGCTCCCCCTCCGCGCCGGTCGGGCGCGCGATGCTCGAGTACAGAGAAATTGCGCCCGGGGCGAGGGCGGCGCACCGGGCCGGCGGGCTGCGCCCCCACCGCGGACCGGGCCCCCTAGCGGGCCACCGCGCGCTCGATGGTCCCAGGACCGGGCAGGCGCTGCCGCCTGATGAGGACCGGCTCGAAGAGGTCGCCCCTCCGCTCGACCCGGGCGAGGACGTCGGCGGCCTCGAACACGAGGCCCTCGCCCCGCCGGGTGCGGGCCGCCTTCTCCACCTCCGCCCAGGTCACGGGCGTGGACACCGTGGGGCGAGGGCGCGCCCGCAGGGAGTACACGCACACGGTCGTCTTGTGCGGGTCGTTCTGGCTCCAGTCCACGAGCACCTTGCCGGCCCGCAGCTGCTTGGTCATCCGCTCGACGACGAGCTCCGGGTTCGTCCGCTCCATCACCTGGGCGACGGCGTGCGCGAGCGGCTTCGTGTCGTCGTAGCTCGCCGGGCCGTTGAGCGGCACGTAGAGCTGGAGCCCCTTCGAGCCGGAGGTCTTGGGGAAGGCCTCGAGCTCGAGCCTCGCGA includes:
- the ruvB gene encoding Holliday junction branch migration DNA helicase RuvB; its protein translation is MTLKPVREVSPGSQEGEERLEQSLRPATFEEYVGQEKLVENFRVYAKAARARGEALDHVLLSGPPGLGKTSLAHILARELGVALHVTSGPALVKKGDLAGLLTALAPRDILFIDEIHRLSPAVEEALYPAMEDYRFDVVLGAGLGAQTMEMKLERFTLVGATTRTGLLASPLRDRFPIQERLGYYEPTELREIAVRAARKLALPVDPAGAEELARRARGTPRIAIRLLQRARDFAQVEGDGTLTREIVETTLERLEVDGRGLDAMDRRILAVVLDTFGGGPVGIDAVAAAVGEERDTLEDVYEPFLVREGFLARTPRGRVALPPAYAHLGRERPQGKQGSLI
- a CDS encoding HNH endonuclease, which encodes MPAITPSALDSTLLAQRLRELAGQERDVQVEFLLHLEVFDRRRAYVEAGYPSLWAYCLEVLHLREGAAGRRIQAMRVLRRFPSLEDALRDGRLCISTVQLLGQVLTEENLPDLVARAAYRTKAEVDHLVASLQARTAPRAGVRKLPDRASAASAPALPLATVHARPAEPQEAIHAPPAAAGGSLPPTVSALPDVPRPKTRAETRAVSESGWSLRVTIDRGCKEDLETLTALLSHKIPDGDLAAVLREAIRCAVEKHGRRKGAVAPQRQRKADRDPRPSAEPAAPTSTIPAIVRLEVWKRDGGRCAWVAPDGRRCNSRWQLELDHIQPQALGGPSTVENLRVACKSHNTLHAEQTYGREHMDRFRRGNLAERRGMPAPAAIQQGLWAT
- a CDS encoding rhomboid family intramembrane serine protease, with product MIPLKDDTPLERTPVVTIAFIVVNVLAFLWQIDALALPAIAASGGDVVGHMSERLNASALRGGAIPYEILTLTDTWPRAFVPVPLTILTSMFLHGGLVHLGSNMLFLWIFGNNVEDALGRGRFVAFYFASGVVAALAQSVASAASGDVWVPMVGASGAIAGVLAAYMTLFPRARVLSALIIFIFVRLVAVPASFFIGLWFVLQLLSVVFGGSPGVAVIAHVFGFVAGWLLVRVMGRRSTWRARRVSW
- the lpxC gene encoding UDP-3-O-acyl-N-acetylglucosamine deacetylase, which codes for MTYWNQRTVAKRVSCTGVGLHSGKPATLTLAPAPADSGITFVRMDLDVEVPARNDLVVDTMLSTSVALGAARVSTVEHVLAALAGMGIDNCRVEVDGPEIPIVDGSAAPFVCLIQEAGTRQQRAGRRYLVVDQPVEIRDGDKLARLDPADGFVVDFTADFDHPLVTNQSFRVALSDRAFEREVARARTFCFRRDIERMQAAGLAKGGSLDNAIVIDEFSILNPEGLRFPDEFARHKVLDAIGDLALLGMPVLGALTAVKSGHALNQALVRKVLADPGCHRVVRLTSDADVPARRPVALGLPEAI
- a CDS encoding SRPBCC family protein, with translation MARVEKHIEIEKPLRMVYDQWTQFEEFPRFMEGVEEVRQLDDTTLHWVAKIGGKREEWQSEIVHQIPDQSIAWRHRAGAINSGVVLFTPLDANRCRVTLALEYDPQGFVEKVGDALGVVSRRVEGDLERFKRFIEERGSETGAWRGEVHPGDAHPH
- a CDS encoding phage holin family protein produces the protein MDQHGRLIEAGAVRTPPATPMDPLRAASVKELVTQLAQKASLLARKEVELAKVELKADLRSEIKMASGLGVAGVCALVTLQLLLTAVVFALFEAEVMPGWAASLLVAAVVLAIGTAAGLWGWAKRVKKPLDTTRRSLQDNVKFAKERIA
- the ligD gene encoding non-homologous end-joining DNA ligase: MEVAGRRLVLKNLDKVFYPQAGFTKGDVIDYYARVAPVLLPHLRDRPLTMKRYPEGVEGMFFYEKRCPRHRPAWVHTEKVWSAGNDEFIDYCVANDLPTLVWAASIADLELHTSLSLARAVDTPTLLVFDLDPGPPADVVTCCDVALLLRRLLARLELEAFPKTSGSKGLQLYVPLNGPASYDDTKPLAHAVAQVMERTNPELVVERMTKQLRAGKVLVDWSQNDPHKTTVCVYSLRARPRPTVSTPVTWAEVEKAARTRRGEGLVFEAADVLARVERRGDLFEPVLIRRQRLPGPGTIERAVAR